A single genomic interval of Halobacillus halophilus DSM 2266 harbors:
- the spoVID gene encoding stage VI sporulation protein D — protein MKNKQNVFSFYLDEAIWFKEGQGVRELIGISLEPEIVIEENGDEVRLKGTVDLAGEYVPHQSDQKYEEAAPLQSVRTMDRVESGEEGVYYFSHSFPVEITVPLERISSLEDVLIDIESFDYELPANNQLRLHAHLNINGVEQKANAADNSETFDESATLGPVDYKEERKEKENPVVPEREAPVVQLTNRNDLSAQEIEADEEGRWPHKKSQNFAEFFGHDKKEETLEVSSESTSVWHENIAEENVSASSSYMESSTKGSEEKEEAPGGLDGIKQIFKHLFPNREETYTQMKMYIAQEDETLASIAEKYEVSIHQLEKVNEHRDEVSPGQIVYIPS, from the coding sequence TTGAAAAATAAACAAAACGTATTTTCTTTTTATTTAGACGAAGCGATATGGTTTAAGGAAGGACAGGGAGTCAGGGAACTAATTGGAATCTCACTGGAGCCTGAAATCGTAATTGAGGAAAATGGAGATGAAGTGCGTTTAAAAGGAACGGTTGATCTGGCGGGAGAATACGTACCCCACCAATCTGATCAAAAATATGAAGAGGCTGCCCCGCTGCAGTCGGTAAGGACAATGGATCGTGTGGAATCAGGCGAAGAAGGGGTCTATTATTTTTCCCATTCATTCCCTGTAGAAATTACAGTACCGCTCGAAAGGATTTCCAGTCTGGAAGATGTCCTCATTGATATAGAAAGTTTCGATTATGAACTTCCAGCGAATAATCAGCTAAGGCTGCATGCTCATTTAAATATAAACGGAGTCGAGCAAAAAGCAAATGCCGCGGATAACTCGGAGACGTTTGATGAGTCGGCGACCCTTGGCCCGGTCGATTACAAAGAAGAACGTAAGGAAAAAGAGAATCCTGTAGTTCCTGAAAGGGAAGCCCCTGTGGTTCAGCTGACGAATCGGAATGATCTGTCGGCTCAGGAGATAGAAGCAGATGAAGAAGGACGATGGCCTCATAAAAAATCACAGAATTTCGCAGAATTTTTTGGTCATGATAAAAAAGAAGAAACGCTTGAGGTCTCATCTGAAAGTACTAGTGTGTGGCATGAAAATATAGCGGAAGAAAATGTGAGCGCTTCTTCATCTTATATGGAATCCTCGACTAAAGGCTCTGAGGAAAAAGAGGAAGCTCCAGGTGGACTTGATGGAATCAAGCAGATATTTAAACACCTGTTTCCTAACCGGGAAGAGACTTACACTCAAATGAAAATGTATATCGCTCAAGAAGATGAAACGCTAGCTTCTATTGCTGAAAAATATGAAGTATCCATCCACCAGTTGGAAAAAGTAAATGAACATAGAGATGAAGTTTCCCCTGGTCAAATTGTGTATATTCCTAGTTAA
- a CDS encoding sensor domain-containing diguanylate cyclase translates to MERDKRIKIWVLWACLWPSSIYLLYRSLDPPLQVNIWEIGAFVILASIVALFPLRIGDNPVFFTHGIAFAAFLQYGLFVEIIISQVSLLFLLLKVRVDRTSSHRIPINFLMFLAISVLSAQVYYALGGEHAGEAVSSITDAIPIITYALSQIVLNQLSLKIITKIIYKQKIVWWDSGFVWDIATAGIVLPVGFVLYIVFLEFGISAMFFVGIPFIFISGMLMLFHNSNEINSYLKRTSKIGHELTGKLGVKDVLDLFVDRLSELLPLDYIYVYDVLSENQLKLIRFFDRSGVMNFSEVQMNRGEGVSRATWKKSGSFHYKKRAEWKHMTNSSTPENAESVLSVPVERNNEIVGIITIYSKKKRAFVQFQFMILRILSNYLGVAIDNARHYEQRKEESERCPLTGLYNYRYFENYLQDLFLQWETDDIKKPIALILLDIDHFKQVNDTYGHESGNEILCLLSERLRMVLSNRGVLARYGGEEFVILLPGYAAGQSINLAEEIKHAISSEPFYSHDHILRWEKVQEINVTASIGVAVYPDDCEEPLELIRHADRAMYVGAKQQGRNKVANYSQMNTNVQ, encoded by the coding sequence ATGGAAAGGGACAAAAGAATCAAGATATGGGTACTTTGGGCTTGTCTATGGCCTTCGAGCATCTACTTGCTGTATCGTTCGCTGGATCCACCCCTCCAAGTAAATATATGGGAAATTGGGGCTTTTGTCATACTTGCTTCCATCGTAGCCCTCTTTCCTCTGCGAATCGGGGATAACCCTGTATTCTTTACTCATGGAATTGCATTTGCGGCTTTTTTACAATATGGATTATTTGTAGAAATTATCATCTCCCAAGTATCTTTGCTCTTTTTACTTTTGAAGGTTCGCGTGGACCGCACTTCCTCTCATCGAATTCCTATCAATTTCCTGATGTTTCTTGCTATATCCGTCCTATCAGCTCAAGTATATTATGCTTTGGGCGGAGAGCATGCGGGAGAAGCCGTTTCCTCTATAACGGATGCCATCCCGATCATTACATATGCGTTATCACAAATTGTTCTCAATCAGCTTTCGTTGAAAATAATTACAAAGATAATCTATAAGCAGAAAATCGTTTGGTGGGACAGCGGTTTTGTCTGGGACATAGCCACTGCAGGTATTGTGCTCCCTGTTGGGTTTGTCCTTTATATTGTTTTCCTTGAATTTGGGATAAGTGCTATGTTCTTTGTTGGAATTCCTTTTATCTTTATTTCCGGAATGCTAATGCTCTTTCATAATAGCAATGAGATTAATTCCTACTTAAAGAGAACTAGTAAGATTGGACATGAACTTACGGGGAAACTTGGGGTTAAAGATGTTCTTGACTTATTTGTAGACCGCCTCAGCGAATTGCTGCCTCTTGATTATATTTATGTTTATGATGTATTATCTGAAAATCAATTAAAGCTAATCCGCTTCTTTGATCGTTCCGGGGTAATGAATTTTTCAGAGGTGCAGATGAACAGGGGGGAAGGCGTTAGCAGGGCAACATGGAAAAAATCCGGTAGCTTCCATTATAAAAAGAGAGCTGAGTGGAAGCATATGACGAATTCATCTACTCCTGAGAATGCGGAAAGTGTCCTTTCTGTACCTGTAGAAAGAAATAACGAGATTGTAGGCATTATAACTATTTACTCTAAAAAGAAGCGGGCATTTGTACAATTTCAGTTTATGATTCTTAGGATTCTTAGCAATTACCTGGGGGTTGCTATCGATAATGCGAGGCACTATGAGCAGCGCAAAGAAGAAAGTGAACGATGCCCTCTTACAGGCCTTTACAATTATCGTTACTTTGAAAATTATTTGCAGGATTTATTTTTGCAATGGGAAACTGATGATATAAAGAAGCCAATTGCTCTTATTCTTTTAGACATTGATCATTTTAAGCAAGTTAATGATACCTATGGGCATGAAAGTGGGAATGAAATTCTTTGTCTGCTTTCTGAAAGGCTTCGAATGGTTTTAAGTAATCGAGGAGTTCTTGCTCGTTATGGCGGAGAAGAATTTGTGATTCTTCTTCCCGGATATGCGGCTGGTCAATCCATTAATTTAGCGGAAGAAATTAAACATGCCATATCTTCAGAACCTTTCTATTCTCACGATCACATATTAAGGTGGGAGAAGGTACAGGAGATTAACGTTACGGCCAGTATAGGAGTCGCGGTTTATCCAGATGATTGTGAAGAGCCCTTAGAATTAATTCGCCATGCGGATCGAGCGATGTATGTAGGTGCGAAGCAGCAAGGAAGAAATAAGGTAGCAAATTATAGTCAAATGAACACAAACGTCCAATAA
- a CDS encoding SPOR domain-containing protein has product MDSNKKITISFRNENEKVPENEIIQAKEEVAASDPRPNQIEEIPVLEIRKPHQSPTKKKRYEKNSVKYLVIAASSALLLSLGLGFLLLRMFVSLTDETTAGKEMVPASVPSEEAVTEQVAAVNPNAVEAYLVQAGVFTTEEKAVQWKSKLTALSVSSMVWERDHQFYLFAGSAQTETEASQIAAELSARNIETYVKPWSVLKGEGSFKGEEAKTFEFMIDHLENFSIDQLSDADRQKLLSTLEKQEPNSPLISPLQEWEQRDDYHLNWLKVAYSLEKMME; this is encoded by the coding sequence ATGGATTCGAATAAAAAAATAACCATATCTTTCCGCAATGAAAATGAAAAAGTTCCTGAAAATGAAATAATCCAGGCGAAAGAGGAGGTTGCGGCTTCAGACCCACGACCAAATCAGATAGAAGAGATACCGGTATTAGAAATTCGAAAACCACACCAATCACCCACTAAGAAGAAGAGGTATGAGAAAAATTCAGTAAAGTATCTGGTCATTGCTGCTTCATCAGCACTCTTATTAAGCTTAGGACTTGGTTTTCTACTCCTGCGCATGTTTGTTAGCCTGACAGACGAAACTACAGCGGGTAAAGAAATGGTGCCTGCCTCAGTTCCTTCTGAAGAAGCCGTTACAGAGCAGGTTGCTGCTGTAAATCCCAACGCTGTTGAAGCCTACTTGGTTCAGGCAGGAGTGTTTACAACAGAAGAGAAAGCTGTCCAGTGGAAAAGTAAATTGACTGCTCTTTCTGTTTCTTCTATGGTTTGGGAAAGGGATCATCAGTTTTATTTATTTGCAGGAAGCGCGCAGACAGAGACTGAAGCTTCTCAAATAGCTGCGGAGTTATCTGCACGTAATATCGAAACCTACGTAAAACCCTGGTCTGTATTGAAGGGGGAAGGCTCCTTTAAAGGAGAAGAAGCCAAAACTTTTGAGTTTATGATCGATCACTTGGAGAATTTTTCAATTGATCAGCTTTCCGATGCAGATCGTCAGAAGCTGCTTAGTACCCTGGAGAAACAGGAACCCAATTCTCCGTTAATCTCCCCACTGCAAGAATGGGAGCAACGTGACGATTATCATTTGAATTGGCTGAAGGTAGCTTATTCTCTTGAAAAAATGATGGAATAG
- a CDS encoding valine--tRNA ligase codes for MNQTDLSMPTKYDPAAVEKDRYQYWVDGKFFEASGDKNKEPYTIVIPPPNVTGKLHLGHAWDTTLQDILSRVKRMQGYDVLWLPGMDHAGIATQAKVEAKLRESGTSRHELGREKFLEKSWEWKKEYAQFIRTQWEKLGLGLDYSRERFTLDDGLSEAVKEVFVKLYEKGLIYRGEYIINWDPATRTALSDIEVEYEDVQGAFYHMRYPLKDEEGGIEIATTRPETMLGDTAIAVHPEDERYQHLIGKKAILPIVGREIEIVADDYVDMEFGSGAVKITPAHDPNDFEIGNRHNLERVLIMNEDGSMNKNAGKYQGMDRFDCRKQIVKDLQAEGVLFEIEEHLHSVGHSERSGAVVEPYLSTQWFVDMNPLAEASVDLQKGEDKVQFVPDRFEKPYLHWMENTRDWCISRQLWWGHRIPAWYHKESGEIYVGKEEPKDPENWIQDEDVLDTWFSSALWPFSTMGWPDEKSEDYNRYFPTNVLVTGYDIIGFWVSRMIFQSIEFTGRRPFEDVLIHGLVRDADGRKMSKSLGNGVDPMDVIDQYGADSLRYFLSTGSSPGQDLRFHWEKVESTWNFANKIWNASRFALMNMGDLKYEDIDLSGEKSVADQWILTRLNQTIQQVTQNIDKYEFGEAGRQLYNFIWDDFCDWYIEMAKLPLYGEDTARIHTTRSILAYTLDQIMRMLHPFMPFITEEIWQHLPHQGESITQASWPEVRDEFHNEQAVQEMDRLVSIIRSVRNIRAEVDTPMSKEIQLMIQAKDENVVSELEKNRDYLEKFCNPSELTIATDLQAPEKAMSSVITGAELYLPLAGLINIEDEIKRLEKEWKKWDQEVSRVQKKLANEGFVKKAPEHVVEEEREKENDYLDKRTKVEARIEELKA; via the coding sequence ATGAATCAAACAGATCTTTCAATGCCCACTAAGTATGATCCGGCAGCCGTTGAAAAGGATCGCTATCAGTACTGGGTGGACGGTAAGTTTTTCGAAGCGTCAGGAGATAAGAATAAGGAACCTTATACCATTGTTATTCCCCCTCCGAACGTTACAGGTAAATTACATTTAGGTCACGCATGGGATACGACTCTTCAGGATATTTTAAGTCGTGTGAAGCGGATGCAGGGATACGATGTCCTCTGGCTGCCTGGGATGGATCATGCCGGTATTGCCACACAAGCCAAAGTAGAAGCTAAACTGAGAGAATCCGGAACTTCCCGCCATGAATTAGGAAGAGAAAAATTCCTTGAGAAATCATGGGAATGGAAGAAAGAATATGCTCAATTTATCCGAACTCAATGGGAAAAGCTAGGTCTTGGTCTCGATTATTCACGCGAACGATTTACACTGGATGACGGGTTGTCCGAAGCGGTTAAAGAAGTGTTTGTTAAGCTTTATGAAAAAGGTTTAATTTATCGAGGCGAATATATTATTAACTGGGATCCAGCTACTCGTACCGCTCTTTCTGATATTGAAGTAGAGTATGAAGATGTCCAGGGAGCTTTTTATCATATGCGCTACCCGCTGAAGGATGAAGAAGGCGGAATTGAGATCGCAACAACACGGCCCGAAACGATGCTTGGAGACACGGCTATTGCTGTTCATCCCGAAGACGAACGCTACCAGCACTTAATTGGAAAGAAAGCTATATTGCCTATCGTGGGAAGAGAAATTGAGATTGTGGCAGATGATTATGTAGATATGGAATTTGGTTCAGGTGCTGTTAAAATCACTCCTGCTCATGATCCGAATGATTTTGAAATTGGAAATCGCCACAATCTGGAGCGTGTCCTCATTATGAATGAGGATGGCAGTATGAATAAGAATGCAGGAAAATATCAGGGAATGGATCGATTTGATTGCCGCAAGCAAATTGTTAAAGATCTTCAAGCAGAAGGCGTGCTTTTTGAAATTGAAGAACACCTTCATTCAGTTGGTCATTCCGAGCGCAGTGGGGCTGTTGTAGAACCTTATCTGTCTACTCAATGGTTTGTGGATATGAATCCCCTGGCTGAAGCTTCTGTAGATTTGCAGAAAGGGGAAGACAAAGTACAATTTGTGCCTGACCGCTTTGAAAAACCTTATTTACACTGGATGGAGAACACGCGTGACTGGTGTATTTCCCGTCAGCTTTGGTGGGGCCACCGAATTCCTGCCTGGTACCATAAAGAGTCAGGTGAGATATATGTAGGCAAAGAAGAACCGAAAGATCCGGAAAACTGGATACAGGATGAAGATGTTCTTGATACGTGGTTCTCCTCTGCTCTTTGGCCATTCTCCACTATGGGGTGGCCGGATGAAAAAAGTGAAGATTATAACCGCTACTTCCCGACTAATGTATTGGTTACCGGCTATGACATTATTGGCTTCTGGGTAAGCCGCATGATCTTCCAATCCATTGAATTTACAGGACGTCGTCCATTTGAAGATGTTCTTATCCACGGACTGGTTCGAGATGCGGATGGTCGTAAGATGAGTAAGTCCCTTGGGAACGGTGTAGATCCAATGGATGTAATCGACCAGTACGGTGCGGACTCGCTTCGATACTTCCTATCGACAGGATCTTCACCTGGTCAGGACTTGCGCTTCCACTGGGAAAAAGTAGAATCAACTTGGAATTTTGCTAATAAAATTTGGAATGCTTCCAGATTTGCCTTAATGAACATGGGTGATTTGAAGTACGAGGATATTGATTTATCTGGTGAAAAGTCTGTAGCTGATCAGTGGATTCTGACTCGCTTGAACCAAACCATTCAGCAAGTTACACAAAATATTGATAAATATGAGTTTGGTGAAGCCGGAAGACAGCTGTACAACTTCATTTGGGATGATTTTTGCGATTGGTATATTGAAATGGCTAAGCTTCCTTTATACGGGGAGGACACGGCAAGAATTCATACCACAAGGTCTATTTTAGCTTACACGCTTGATCAGATCATGCGTATGCTGCACCCGTTTATGCCATTCATTACCGAAGAAATCTGGCAGCATCTGCCTCATCAGGGGGAATCCATCACCCAGGCTTCATGGCCTGAAGTACGAGATGAATTCCATAACGAGCAAGCCGTTCAAGAAATGGATCGTCTCGTTTCCATTATCCGCTCGGTTCGTAACATCCGTGCAGAGGTAGACACTCCGATGTCTAAAGAAATTCAGTTAATGATTCAGGCGAAGGACGAAAATGTGGTTAGTGAACTTGAAAAGAACCGTGATTACCTCGAGAAGTTCTGTAATCCAAGTGAATTAACGATTGCAACTGATCTTCAGGCTCCTGAAAAGGCTATGTCATCTGTTATTACAGGCGCGGAGCTATACCTTCCTTTAGCAGGCTTAATCAATATTGAAGATGAAATCAAACGCCTGGAGAAAGAATGGAAAAAGTGGGATCAGGAAGTCAGCCGTGTTCAGAAGAAACTGGCTAATGAAGGATTTGTGAAAAAAGCACCGGAACATGTTGTAGAAGAGGAACGTGAAAAAGAGAACGACTATTTAGATAAGCGTACCAAAGTTGAAGCGCGTATCGAGGAACTAAAAGCATAA
- the hemL gene encoding glutamate-1-semialdehyde 2,1-aminomutase: MKQFDRSSAAYNKAVDLMPGGVNSPVRAFNSVNMDPIFMEKGKGSKLYDLDGNEFIDYVLSFGPLILGHADEKVVESLKKVTEQGTSFGTPTEIENHLAELVIERVPSIEMLRMVNSGTEATMSALRVARGYTGRDKILKFEGNYHGHGDSLLIKAGSGVATLGLPDSPGVPASIAQNTITVPYNDLESVRYVFEEYGEDLAAVIIEPVSGNMGVVPPQEGFLQELRELTENNGTVLIFDEVMTGFRVGYHSAQGHFGVTPDMTCLGKVIGGGLPVGAYGGKRHIMERVAPVGDIYQAGTLSGNPLAMTAGYETVSSMTEEAYEGINKKVDRLVEGYEKAAKANHIPLTVNRAGSMVGFFFSNDPVIDFETANASDLEMFTRYYQGMIEEGIYLPPSQFEGLFLSTKHTEEDIEKTIRAVEKVFASL, encoded by the coding sequence ATGAAACAATTTGACCGCTCTTCAGCTGCTTATAATAAAGCGGTGGATTTAATGCCGGGCGGAGTTAATTCTCCGGTGAGGGCATTTAATTCTGTAAACATGGATCCTATATTTATGGAAAAAGGAAAAGGGTCTAAACTGTATGACCTGGATGGTAACGAATTCATCGATTATGTACTTAGTTTTGGACCTTTAATCTTAGGGCATGCGGATGAAAAGGTAGTAGAGTCTTTGAAAAAAGTAACCGAGCAAGGTACGAGCTTCGGTACTCCTACCGAAATTGAAAACCATCTTGCAGAGTTAGTTATTGAACGTGTTCCATCCATTGAAATGTTAAGAATGGTCAATTCAGGTACAGAAGCCACAATGAGCGCCCTGCGTGTTGCCCGTGGGTACACTGGTCGTGACAAAATTCTAAAATTCGAAGGGAATTATCACGGGCATGGTGATTCTCTCCTTATCAAGGCAGGCTCCGGTGTTGCCACTTTAGGACTGCCTGATTCTCCTGGAGTTCCAGCATCCATTGCTCAAAATACGATCACGGTTCCTTATAATGATTTAGAAAGCGTGCGCTATGTTTTTGAAGAATACGGAGAGGACTTGGCGGCGGTCATTATTGAACCAGTATCGGGAAATATGGGTGTCGTCCCTCCTCAGGAGGGTTTCCTGCAGGAACTTCGCGAATTAACAGAGAATAATGGAACTGTACTGATTTTTGATGAAGTAATGACCGGATTTCGAGTTGGCTATCATAGTGCACAAGGTCATTTTGGTGTTACCCCGGATATGACCTGTCTTGGGAAAGTGATCGGCGGCGGCTTACCTGTCGGAGCATATGGAGGTAAGCGTCATATTATGGAACGAGTGGCCCCGGTTGGAGACATCTATCAAGCTGGTACTTTGTCAGGAAATCCATTAGCTATGACAGCTGGTTACGAAACGGTTTCGTCGATGACAGAAGAAGCTTATGAAGGAATTAATAAAAAAGTGGACCGACTGGTAGAAGGATATGAAAAAGCGGCCAAAGCAAATCATATTCCGTTAACGGTTAACCGGGCAGGATCTATGGTAGGATTCTTCTTTTCAAATGATCCTGTAATCGATTTTGAAACAGCGAATGCTTCTGATCTCGAAATGTTTACACGTTATTATCAAGGGATGATTGAAGAAGGAATCTATCTTCCCCCTTCCCAATTCGAGGGACTCTTTCTATCAACGAAGCATACAGAGGAAGATATAGAGAAAACAATCAGGGCAGTAGAAAAAGTATTTGCATCCCTGTAA
- a CDS encoding Maf family protein produces MPTLILGSQSPRRKELLKEAGYEFLLRVSGTDEELEIGVLPEQAVSYLSKQKSLAIPIEENEVLLTADTLVSIDGEILGKPAEESEAIRFLTNLSGRTHQVHTGVTVRSKEHIHTFVVRTDVTFFSLSDKEIHKYMESGEAWDKAGGYGIQGKGALFVKYIQGDYYSVVGLPIARVVRELEAFGVLLD; encoded by the coding sequence ATGCCAACACTTATACTTGGATCGCAATCACCCAGAAGAAAAGAATTACTTAAAGAAGCCGGGTACGAGTTTTTACTGCGAGTCTCCGGAACAGACGAAGAATTAGAAATAGGTGTTCTGCCAGAACAAGCGGTCAGTTATTTATCAAAGCAAAAAAGCTTGGCTATCCCTATTGAGGAAAATGAAGTACTGCTTACAGCCGATACCCTCGTGTCCATAGATGGAGAAATCCTTGGAAAACCCGCTGAAGAGAGTGAAGCTATTCGTTTTCTTACGAATTTAAGCGGTCGCACACATCAAGTGCATACAGGAGTCACAGTGCGTTCTAAGGAACACATCCATACATTTGTTGTCAGAACAGATGTGACGTTCTTTTCCCTATCGGATAAGGAAATTCATAAGTATATGGAGTCAGGGGAAGCCTGGGATAAAGCAGGTGGTTATGGCATACAGGGGAAAGGAGCGCTTTTTGTAAAGTATATTCAAGGAGATTACTACAGTGTAGTAGGCTTACCTATAGCTAGAGTTGTAAGAGAGCTTGAAGCCTTTGGTGTGCTGCTGGACTAA
- a CDS encoding bifunctional folylpolyglutamate synthase/dihydrofolate synthase: MPNYQEAIQWIHSREKFKVKPGLKRMEWMMEELDHPEKKLNAIHIAGTNGKGSTVTFLSNLLQTQGYDVGTFTSPYIKRFNERISVNGEAIPDAELAALTEAIKPLAEKLKDTSLGEPTEFEIITAMAMLYFSQKKLDFVLFETGLGGRYDSTNIIQPLLTVITNIGLDHINILGNTREQIAYEKAGIIKANTPLITGAKEESVLSVLKEQASVKEAPVSILGKDFQVEHIKSSLEGESFEFINSSFHSGDLLSPMKGRHQVDNAALALQTMEQLKQMGADINRTRYSRGLLRTYWPARFETICTNPVTIIDGAHNEEGTRALVDTMKRHFSGKRVHLIYSALEDKPVETMLEILKEIVDVAYMTTFEFPRAMTGSELTELSPIADTITVSDYVQAIRQAMSTMKTGEVLLVTGSLYFISEIRKYFEY, encoded by the coding sequence ATGCCAAACTACCAGGAAGCCATCCAATGGATACATTCTAGAGAAAAATTTAAAGTCAAACCTGGATTAAAGCGGATGGAGTGGATGATGGAAGAACTGGATCACCCAGAGAAAAAGCTGAACGCTATTCACATCGCGGGCACAAATGGAAAAGGCTCGACAGTAACTTTTTTAAGTAATTTACTCCAAACGCAAGGTTACGATGTAGGAACATTCACATCCCCCTACATTAAAAGGTTTAATGAAAGAATCAGTGTTAATGGGGAAGCCATTCCTGATGCTGAACTTGCTGCTTTAACAGAAGCAATCAAACCTTTGGCAGAAAAATTGAAAGACACATCTCTTGGTGAACCAACAGAATTTGAAATTATTACGGCCATGGCTATGCTTTACTTTTCTCAGAAAAAGCTTGACTTTGTATTGTTTGAGACCGGTCTAGGTGGTCGGTATGATTCCACGAATATCATTCAGCCCCTTTTAACAGTAATTACAAATATCGGACTTGACCACATAAATATTTTAGGGAATACACGTGAACAGATTGCCTACGAAAAAGCAGGGATAATCAAAGCCAATACTCCATTGATTACTGGCGCTAAAGAAGAGTCTGTCTTAAGTGTTTTGAAAGAGCAGGCTTCGGTTAAGGAGGCTCCTGTGTCAATCTTAGGGAAAGATTTTCAAGTGGAACATATAAAAAGCTCACTTGAAGGGGAATCCTTTGAATTTATAAATTCATCCTTTCATTCCGGAGATCTGCTTAGTCCTATGAAAGGCCGCCATCAGGTAGATAACGCAGCTCTCGCCCTCCAGACGATGGAGCAACTAAAACAAATGGGGGCAGATATAAATCGTACTCGATACAGCAGAGGTTTGCTTAGAACTTACTGGCCGGCCCGTTTTGAAACCATTTGCACAAATCCTGTAACCATTATTGATGGCGCTCATAATGAAGAAGGGACACGGGCTCTTGTGGATACCATGAAACGGCATTTTAGTGGAAAACGTGTCCATCTTATTTATTCTGCTTTAGAAGACAAACCAGTGGAAACTATGCTTGAGATTCTAAAAGAGATAGTCGATGTCGCCTATATGACTACCTTTGAGTTCCCAAGAGCTATGACAGGCAGTGAGCTAACTGAGCTCTCCCCAATAGCTGATACTATAACTGTCTCTGATTATGTTCAGGCAATCAGGCAAGCTATGTCCACGATGAAAACAGGAGAAGTTTTACTCGTCACGGGATCCCTCTATTTTATATCAGAAATAAGGAAATATTTTGAATATTAA
- a CDS encoding prepilin peptidase, with the protein MNTLLSLYIFTTGLILGSFYHVVGIRLPVRTPFLTGRSQCPHCQTKLQPIDLIPLFSYLLTKGACRHCCNHISLSYPLVEALTGVLFLFSYIVYGWNPTFFGACLLISLSIMVTVSDLRYMLIPDRLLIWFAALFIIYRFVYPLHPWYSSVSGAFISLLLIAFIIILSKGGMGAGDMKLLGVLGILLGTHHVLVTFFIAVFIGTVTSLLMVSLKRSGRKDPVPFGPSIVSAAVIVYFYGENLVVLYLSSF; encoded by the coding sequence ATGAACACTTTGCTCTCCCTCTATATATTTACAACTGGGCTGATTCTAGGCTCTTTTTACCATGTAGTCGGAATTCGACTGCCAGTAAGAACTCCCTTTCTTACTGGCCGCTCTCAATGTCCTCATTGTCAAACTAAGTTGCAGCCTATCGATCTGATCCCTCTTTTCTCTTATCTTCTCACCAAAGGTGCATGCAGGCATTGCTGTAATCACATATCCCTCTCTTATCCACTCGTAGAAGCCTTAACAGGAGTTTTGTTTTTATTTTCATACATCGTTTATGGATGGAACCCCACCTTTTTTGGTGCCTGTTTACTCATTAGTTTAAGTATCATGGTAACTGTCAGTGATCTTAGATACATGCTAATTCCAGACCGTCTCCTTATATGGTTTGCAGCTTTATTTATTATCTATAGATTCGTATATCCACTTCACCCCTGGTATTCCTCAGTTAGCGGAGCGTTTATTTCCCTTCTTTTGATTGCTTTTATTATTATTCTTAGCAAAGGAGGGATGGGTGCTGGAGATATGAAACTTTTAGGAGTGCTTGGAATTCTCCTTGGAACTCATCATGTACTGGTGACGTTTTTTATAGCTGTATTCATCGGTACGGTGACTAGTCTGCTCATGGTCAGTTTGAAACGCAGTGGTCGTAAAGACCCCGTGCCATTTGGTCCTTCTATTGTTTCTGCGGCAGTTATTGTGTATTTTTATGGAGAAAATTTAGTTGTTTTATACCTGTCATCCTTTTAG